A DNA window from Hordeum vulgare subsp. vulgare chromosome 1H, MorexV3_pseudomolecules_assembly, whole genome shotgun sequence contains the following coding sequences:
- the LOC123429375 gene encoding cationic amino acid transporter 2, vacuolar-like isoform X11, which translates to MVIVALHRLLPRLSSVHVALPRHLSRLSPVGAYDSMDCASSTRLPLALGACLHTVSSSPPTIADDTGHATPPSLAASTCGGGRFSPRATTPPTSAVYFTEDEIARLHALLIASDSLLTGASTSTPSVALLTEWEIGRFRCLIAASSTWSVGSTTDSSGIVRPPSTQAGVGSTIGAGIYVLVGTVAHDHAGPALTLSFLIAGIAAALSALCYAELSCRFPSAGSAYHYSYICIGESVAWLIGWALILEYTIGGSSVARGISPNLIPFYVSQALFFGGQDKLPFFLAQVHVKWLDTPVDPCAAILVLIVTALLCLGIKESSLVEGVITIANVAIMLFVICAGGWLGFQNGWPGYDVPKGYFPNGAGGVFSGSATLFFAYIGFDAVASTAEEVKNPQRDLPWGMGLTLSMCCFLYMMVSAVIVGLVPYYAMDPDTPISSAFDQYGMQWAAYVISSGAVLALIASLIGAILPQPRIVMAMSRDGLLPPIFSAVSQRTQVPTLSTILTGICAATLAFFMDVSQLAGMVICYWPCKMVALPSGELLQ; encoded by the exons ATGGTGATTGTCGCTCTACACCGACTCCTACCGCGACTTTCATCGGTGCATGTCGCTCTCCCCCGACACCTCTCGCGACTTTCACCGGTTGGTGCCTATGACTCCATGGACTGTGCTTCATCCACGCGTCTTCCCTTGGCGCTTGGTGCTTGTCTGCACACGGTCTCGTCTTCTCCACCGACCATTGCCGACGATACTGGTCATGCTACACCGCCATCTTTAGCGGCTTCCACATGTGGTGGTGGTCGTTTCTCTCCTCGTGCCACTACGCCGCCTACTTCAGCTGTGTACTTCACCGAGGACGAGATTGCGCGACTTCACGCCCTGCTGATTGCCTCCGACTCTCTATTGACGGGTGCGTCTACATCGACACCTTCAGTTGCGCTCCTGACTGAGTGGGAGATTGGGAGATTTCGCTGCCTGATAGCTGCATCTTCGACATGGTCTGTTGGTTCTACTACGGACTCTTCTGGAATTGtgagaccaccttctacacaagcag GTGTTGGCTCGACGATTGGCGCCGGCATCTATGTCCTGGTAGGAACGGTGGCCCATGACCATGCAGGACCAGCCTTGACACTTTCCTTTCTAATTGCTGGCATTGCTGCTGCTCTTTCTGCCTTGTGTTATGCCGAGCTTTCTTGCCGCTTCCCTTCAGCAGGGAGTGCTTATCACTATTCCTACATTTGCATTGGCGAGAG TGTCGCTTGGCTGATCGGTTGGGCTTTGATTCTCGAGTACACAATCGGTGGATCATCAGTGGCACGTGGCATCTCACCAAACTTG ATACCATTTTATGTTTCTCAGGCTCTGTTTTTTGGTGGCCAAGACAAGTTGCCCTTCTTCTTAGCACAAGTACATGTTAAATGGCTTGACACCCCAGTTGATCCTTGTGCTGCCATTCTTGTCCTCATAGTGACCGCATTACTCTGTCTGGGAATAAAGGAG AGCTCACTTGTGGAAGGCGTCATCACCATTGCAAATGTCGCAATTATGCTGTTTGTCATCTGTGCCGGTGGATGGTTAGGATTCCAGAATGGCTGGCCTGGTTATGATGTTCCGAAAGG TTACTTTCcgaatggtgcaggtggagtttttTCTGGATCAGCAACCCTCTTCTTTGCTTACATTGGCTTTGATGCAGTTGCCAGTACAGCTGAAGAG GTGAAGAATCCTCAACGTGATCTTCCATGGGGAATGGGTTTGACTTTGTCAATGTGCTGCTTCCTCTACATGATGGTTTCTGCTGTTATTGTCGGACTGGTGCCATATTATGCAATGGATCCTGACACCCCTATTTCATCTGCATTTGATCAATACGGAATGCAATGGGCAGC GTATGTCATTTCCAGTGGGGCTGTTCTTGCTCTCATAGCATCACTGATTGGCGCTATTCTCCCTCAG CCAAGAATTGTCATGGCTATGTCAAGAGATGGACTGCTTCCCCCAATATTCTCAGCTGTTAGTCAACGGACTCAAGTCCCAACATTGAGCACAATTCTGACTGGGATATGTGCTGCTACCCTTGCTTTTTTCATGGATGTGTCACAATTGGCAGGGATGGTAATATGTTACTGGCCATGTAAAATGGTAGCATTGCCAAGTGGAGAGCTACTCCAG TAA